The Lactobacillus acidophilus DNA segment AAAACTACATGATTCGTCATCTATAAAAACTCCTTAATCAAAAAAGCGTAGCTTTTAAGCCACGCTTTAAAACTATTTAGTATTATTTCTTACTTTCATCTGCATCCCCCGTGGTTAAAGAAGCAGCATCTTCGTTACTAAAAATATCAGATTCTCTTCGATAATAATTGTACACGCGGGACACAATAATCTTCAAGACGGCATAGATCGGAATACCGAAAATAACACCCCAAAGCCCCCATACAGAACTTGCACCGATTAAAAGTAAGATTGTGGTAACAGGATGCATTTGCATCTTATTCCCCATAACCAATGGACTCAAAATTCTTGTTTCAATTGTTTGTTCGATTGCAAAAACAATTAATACTTTAACCAGCATTGAGCCTGAAGTCATAATTGAAATTACAATTACAGGAATTAAAGCAAGTGGTGTACCAAAGTATGGAATTAAATTCATAAATCCAGCCAAAATAGCTAAGGCCAAACCATATGGTAACCCAATAATTATATAGCCGATCGTAAACATAACGCCTACCCAAAAGGCAACCGTAATTTGACCACGAATATATGAGGCTACAGCATAATTAATATCATACAGCAATTTACTAAAACTTTGTTGCCAAGTTTCTGGCACAAATTTAGTAATATATGGACGTAACTGATGACCATCTTTAAGCATAAAGAATAATATGAACGGTGCAGTAAGCAAAGTCATTACTATCATCGTAATAATACTTACAGCAGAGGAAATATTGCCTAAAGTTGAATTTACAGTATTTTGTCCAGACTTAAATAGAGTCTTTTGCGTATCATCAATCATACCTTGGATACTACCCTTAACCGAATGAAGACGTGGATCACGCAATGCATTTTGCGTAGCATTAACTGCATCATTCCAGATATGAGGCCAGTTTTTAACCAATGAATTAATCTGATGTTGTGCAATAGGAACCAGAATATTAATAATCCAGATCATAGCAATAACTACGAACAAGAATAAAACAATAATTGTTAATACTCTTGGAACTCTGAATTTCTTTTCGAACCAATCTACAACAGGATTCATAATATAGTATTGAATAAGTGCTAAAAGTAATGGCGGTAAAATCGCACTGAAAAATACCCAAGCAGGATTCAATACAAATGATATTTTATTAAAAACCCAAATAATTAAGAAGAATAATAAGATGTTTAATAAAACAATACTAAAACGGTTATTTAGGAACCATCTTTTAAATAAGGTTTCACCCCTATGTTTTTTATAATTCATCTATATTCCTAATAATTAAATGTGTTCATAAACAATATCATCATCTACTTTAAAAGTAGGAAGTGGTTGAGAAACATCCGGATCAAAGTACACAGCGTTAGCCAATGGTGCTTTTGGTACTGGACGGTTAAAGAATAATGTAGCGTGACCTAAGGCCTTCATGTTACTTTCTACCATTGGACCTACATAATTAGCTACATAAGTTTGACCATCAACAGTAAGAGTATCGCCTCTCTTAAATACAAAATCACTAACTGGTG contains these protein-coding regions:
- a CDS encoding AI-2E family transporter, with product MNYKKHRGETLFKRWFLNNRFSIVLLNILLFFLIIWVFNKISFVLNPAWVFFSAILPPLLLALIQYYIMNPVVDWFEKKFRVPRVLTIIVLFLFVVIAMIWIINILVPIAQHQINSLVKNWPHIWNDAVNATQNALRDPRLHSVKGSIQGMIDDTQKTLFKSGQNTVNSTLGNISSAVSIITMIVMTLLTAPFILFFMLKDGHQLRPYITKFVPETWQQSFSKLLYDINYAVASYIRGQITVAFWVGVMFTIGYIIIGLPYGLALAILAGFMNLIPYFGTPLALIPVIVISIMTSGSMLVKVLIVFAIEQTIETRILSPLVMGNKMQMHPVTTILLLIGASSVWGLWGVIFGIPIYAVLKIIVSRVYNYYRRESDIFSNEDAASLTTGDADESKK
- a CDS encoding PTS glucitol/sorbitol transporter subunit IIA: MKWISTITQVGKKAVDNKDGMVILFGEGANKDLEDVSVIQKFSAETPVSDFVFKRGDTLTVDGQTYVANYVGPMVESNMKALGHATLFFNRPVPKAPLANAVYFDPDVSQPLPTFKVDDDIVYEHI